A window of Rubricoccus marinus contains these coding sequences:
- a CDS encoding Mur ligase family protein translates to MTAAETTASIESVRERIAGLPVTVIGGARSGLAVAKLLARRGAHVFLTEYGPLSADAQADLEASGVAFEMGGHTDRALEAELIVVSPGVPSTIGPVQTAQARGIPVASEIEVASWFCRGPIVAVTGSNGKTTTTSLIAHIFETAGRKHVVAGNIGTAFSDYVDEIDEDTAVILEVSSFQLDHVATFRPHVAVLLNVTPDHLDRYDGSMEKYAAAKYRLFEAAQQPGDWLIYNKDDEAVADHVERWASGAGLTPVPFSIDEPLALGGFVRHRGDGAAHISGDVITLSLPSRGNAPRRAIPVTPPAEAPAPTPDADPGSPEADSHPVEARLASPADSAPSEGEASLAPAAAPPEASGAPIEDRGTLTPADFLLRYEELMPTSDLALRGRHNLYNSLASAIVARAMEIRSDVVRQSLTSFEGVPHRLERVRSVRGATYINDSKATNVNAVWYALESFAAHDDGSPSVVLIAGGRDKGNDYGPLRRLVSDKVKGIVAIGEGADKILEELGPLAPHTAHAASMEEAVQFASLMAEEGDTVLLSPACASFDQFDNYEHRGDAFKQAVQTL, encoded by the coding sequence ATGACCGCCGCCGAAACCACCGCCTCCATCGAGTCCGTCCGCGAGCGCATCGCGGGGCTCCCCGTCACCGTGATCGGCGGTGCCCGCAGCGGTCTGGCCGTCGCCAAGCTGCTCGCGCGGCGCGGCGCGCACGTGTTCCTGACCGAGTACGGGCCTCTGAGTGCGGATGCCCAGGCAGACCTCGAAGCCTCTGGCGTCGCGTTCGAGATGGGCGGCCACACCGACCGCGCGCTGGAGGCCGAGTTGATCGTCGTGAGCCCCGGCGTGCCCAGCACGATCGGGCCGGTGCAGACAGCCCAGGCCCGCGGCATCCCCGTCGCGAGCGAGATCGAGGTGGCGAGCTGGTTCTGCCGCGGGCCGATCGTGGCCGTGACCGGCAGCAACGGCAAGACCACCACGACGAGCCTCATCGCGCACATCTTCGAAACTGCCGGGCGCAAGCACGTCGTGGCGGGCAACATCGGGACGGCGTTCTCAGACTACGTGGATGAGATCGACGAGGACACGGCGGTGATCCTCGAGGTCTCCAGCTTCCAGTTGGACCACGTCGCCACGTTCCGCCCGCACGTCGCCGTGCTCCTCAACGTCACGCCGGACCACCTCGACCGCTACGACGGCTCGATGGAGAAGTACGCCGCGGCGAAGTACCGCCTCTTCGAGGCCGCGCAGCAGCCCGGCGACTGGCTGATCTACAACAAGGACGACGAGGCCGTGGCCGACCACGTGGAGCGCTGGGCCTCTGGCGCCGGGCTCACGCCCGTCCCGTTCTCCATCGACGAGCCGCTGGCGCTCGGCGGCTTCGTGCGCCACCGCGGCGACGGCGCCGCGCATATCTCGGGCGACGTGATCACGCTCTCGCTGCCCAGCCGCGGCAACGCGCCCCGCCGCGCCATCCCGGTTACGCCGCCTGCCGAGGCGCCAGCGCCTACTCCGGACGCCGATCCGGGGTCGCCAGAGGCCGACTCGCACCCTGTAGAGGCGAGGCTTGCTTCGCCCGCCGACAGCGCTCCGAGCGAGGGCGAGGCAAGCCTCGCCCCTGCGGCAGCCCCGCCAGAGGCCTCTGGCGCACCCATCGAAGACCGGGGCACCCTGACCCCGGCCGACTTCCTTCTTCGCTACGAAGAGCTCATGCCCACCTCCGACCTCGCCCTCCGCGGGCGCCACAACCTCTACAACTCCCTCGCGAGCGCCATCGTCGCCCGCGCGATGGAGATCCGGAGCGACGTGGTGCGCCAGAGCCTGACAAGCTTCGAGGGGGTGCCGCACCGCCTGGAGCGCGTCCGCTCCGTGCGCGGCGCCACCTACATCAACGACTCCAAGGCCACCAACGTCAACGCCGTCTGGTACGCGCTGGAGTCCTTCGCCGCGCACGACGACGGCAGCCCCAGCGTGGTCCTCATCGCCGGAGGGCGCGACAAAGGCAACGACTACGGCCCGCTCCGCCGCCTCGTCTCGGACAAGGTGAAAGGCATCGTCGCGATCGGCGAGGGCGCCGACAAGATCCTGGAGGAGCTCGGGCCTCTGGCGCCGCACACGGCCCACGCCGCCAGCATGGAGGAGGCCGTGCAGTTCGCGAGCCTCATGGCCGAGGAGGGCGACACCGTCCTGCTCAGCCCCGCCTGCGCCTCCTTCGACCAGTTCGACAACTACGAGCACCGCGGCGACGCCTTCAAGCAGGCCGTCCAGACGCTCTAA
- the mraY gene encoding phospho-N-acetylmuramoyl-pentapeptide-transferase, translating into MLYHLLTWLEATYQPPGFQVFQFVTVRAGLSAGTALLVALFAGKKIIAYLRRKQLGETIREGEDAGAVSHAHKAGTPTMGGVILLLAMFSAVLLWADLTNPYIWIVLVATGWMGAVGFADDYIKVVKKDKGGLSEKTKLIGQFVLGISVSILLYSLPALDGIHTATSLPFVPNGTIDYDFLAPFIGEGWGWIIYVPVVTFILAGVSNAVNITDGLDGLTAGTAAFVSLALIAMTYITGRVDLAEFVNDVFVPGTGELTIYAAALGAACFGFLWYNGYPAQVFMGDTGSLALGAGIGTLAILIKKELYLPILCAIFFAETVSVIIQTGYFKYTRKKYGEGRRVFRMAPLHHHYEAQGVHESKIVIRFWIVTAMLAILTIFLFRVR; encoded by the coding sequence ATGCTCTACCACCTCCTTACCTGGCTCGAAGCCACCTACCAGCCGCCCGGCTTCCAGGTCTTCCAGTTCGTGACCGTCCGCGCCGGGCTCTCCGCCGGCACGGCGCTGCTCGTGGCGCTGTTCGCGGGCAAGAAGATCATCGCGTACCTGCGGCGCAAGCAGCTCGGCGAGACCATCCGCGAGGGCGAGGACGCCGGCGCCGTGAGCCACGCGCACAAAGCGGGCACGCCCACCATGGGCGGCGTCATCCTGCTGCTCGCCATGTTCTCGGCGGTTCTCCTCTGGGCGGACCTCACCAACCCCTACATCTGGATCGTCCTCGTGGCCACAGGCTGGATGGGCGCGGTCGGCTTTGCCGACGACTACATCAAGGTGGTCAAAAAGGACAAGGGCGGGCTCTCGGAGAAGACCAAGCTGATCGGCCAGTTCGTGCTCGGCATCAGTGTGAGCATCCTGCTCTACTCGCTCCCCGCCCTGGACGGCATCCACACCGCGACAAGTCTCCCGTTCGTGCCCAACGGCACGATCGACTACGACTTCCTCGCGCCGTTTATCGGCGAAGGCTGGGGCTGGATCATCTACGTCCCCGTCGTCACGTTCATCCTCGCCGGCGTCAGCAACGCCGTCAACATCACCGACGGCCTGGACGGGCTCACGGCGGGCACGGCCGCGTTTGTGAGCCTCGCGCTGATCGCGATGACGTACATCACGGGCCGCGTGGACCTCGCGGAGTTCGTCAACGACGTGTTCGTGCCCGGCACGGGCGAGCTGACGATCTACGCCGCCGCGCTCGGCGCCGCGTGCTTCGGCTTCCTGTGGTACAACGGCTACCCGGCGCAGGTCTTCATGGGCGACACGGGCAGCCTCGCGCTCGGCGCCGGCATCGGCACGCTCGCCATCCTGATCAAGAAGGAGCTCTACCTCCCCATCCTCTGCGCCATCTTTTTCGCGGAGACGGTCTCGGTCATCATCCAGACCGGCTACTTCAAGTACACGCGCAAGAAGTACGGCGAGGGGCGCCGCGTCTTCCGCATGGCGCCGCTGCACCACCACTACGAAGCGCAGGGCGTCCACGAGTCCAAGATCGTGATCCGCTTCTGGATCGTGACCGCCATGCTCGCCATCCTGACCATCTTCCTCTTCCGGGTCCGATGA
- a CDS encoding UDP-N-acetylmuramoyl-L-alanyl-D-glutamate--2,6-diaminopimelate ligase — MTSPLHPTPPTPETSPRPLADLIAPIRAAGLLVASPEADDVEIRGMTDDSRRVTRGDLFGAMSADTAVGRDGHDFVPTALASGAAAAIVGPDYKLPASGDAPEADPKPLGKGERLPGAVLVRTTDSRAALAEAAAAFYKRPGDSLALLGITGTNGKTTTAVLLHGLLTRLGETAGLIGTIENRIGTDRYATAFTTPEAIGLQSLLAAMRDRQTTHVAMEVSSHGLALDRVRTLAFRAAVFTNLTHDHLDFHGSAAEYAAAKRKLFDGLRRDAVAVVNADDAASGEMTSRTQARVVTYGTAPEAHVRVHVLENAVAGLLLRLDGHERRFRIAGRFNALNLCAAYAVARDLGYEAGETLDAMENLEGVPGRFQTIRSDDGVLGVVDYAHTPDALDNVLATAREIVPEGNRLWAVFGAGGDRDRTKRPEMAEVASRRADRVVVTSDNPRTEDPEAILADIRAGLAPEASATEIVDRAEAIAFAAENAASGDVIVVAGKGHEDYQIVGTEKRDFDDRVHLTATLARRTSPEASGVTPDSARG, encoded by the coding sequence TTGACCTCGCCGCTCCACCCGACTCCACCCACCCCCGAGACCTCCCCGAGGCCTCTGGCGGACCTGATCGCGCCCATCCGCGCGGCCGGGCTGCTCGTCGCCTCGCCAGAGGCCGACGACGTGGAGATCCGTGGCATGACCGACGACAGCCGCCGCGTCACGCGCGGCGACCTCTTCGGCGCGATGTCCGCCGACACCGCCGTGGGCCGCGACGGCCACGACTTCGTGCCGACGGCGCTCGCCTCTGGCGCCGCTGCGGCCATCGTCGGCCCCGATTACAAGCTTCCGGCTTCTGGCGACGCGCCAGAGGCCGACCCGAAACCCTTGGGGAAGGGTGAGCGCCTCCCCGGCGCCGTTCTCGTCCGCACGACGGATTCGAGAGCGGCGCTGGCGGAGGCTGCGGCGGCGTTCTACAAGCGCCCCGGAGACTCGCTCGCGCTCCTCGGGATCACCGGCACCAACGGCAAGACGACGACCGCCGTTTTGCTCCACGGCCTGCTGACGCGCCTCGGCGAGACCGCCGGGCTGATCGGCACCATCGAGAACCGCATCGGCACGGATCGCTACGCGACGGCCTTTACCACGCCAGAGGCCATCGGCCTGCAGAGCCTGCTCGCCGCCATGCGCGACCGGCAGACGACGCACGTCGCGATGGAGGTTTCGTCCCACGGCCTCGCGCTGGACCGCGTGCGCACGCTCGCCTTCCGCGCCGCCGTCTTTACCAACCTCACGCACGACCACCTCGATTTCCACGGCTCCGCCGCCGAGTACGCCGCCGCCAAGCGCAAGCTTTTCGACGGCCTCCGCCGCGATGCCGTCGCCGTCGTCAACGCCGACGACGCGGCCTCTGGCGAGATGACCTCGCGCACCCAGGCGCGCGTCGTGACCTACGGGACCGCGCCAGAGGCGCACGTCCGCGTGCACGTGCTGGAGAACGCCGTCGCGGGACTGCTGCTGCGGCTCGACGGCCACGAGCGGCGTTTCCGGATTGCGGGGCGCTTCAACGCGCTCAACCTCTGCGCCGCCTACGCCGTCGCGCGAGACCTCGGCTACGAGGCCGGCGAGACGCTGGACGCGATGGAAAACCTCGAAGGCGTCCCCGGCCGCTTTCAAACGATCCGCTCCGACGACGGCGTGCTCGGCGTCGTGGACTACGCGCACACACCCGACGCGCTCGACAACGTGCTCGCAACGGCCCGCGAGATCGTGCCCGAGGGCAACCGGCTCTGGGCCGTCTTCGGCGCCGGCGGCGACCGCGACCGCACCAAGCGCCCCGAGATGGCCGAGGTCGCGAGCCGTCGCGCGGACCGCGTCGTGGTCACCAGTGACAACCCGCGGACCGAGGACCCCGAAGCCATCCTCGCCGACATCCGCGCGGGCCTCGCGCCAGAGGCGAGCGCCACCGAGATCGTGGACCGCGCCGAGGCCATCGCCTTCGCCGCCGAGAACGCGGCCTCTGGCGACGTGATCGTCGTGGCCGGCAAGGGGCACGAGGACTACCAGATCGTGGGCACGGAGAAGCGCGACTTCGACGACCGCGTTCACCTCACGGCCACGCTCGCGCGCCGCACCTCGCCAGAGGCCTCTGGCGTCACCCCCGATTCCGCCAGAGGCTGA
- a CDS encoding penicillin-binding protein: protein MNARRTILNRLYVVLGVVLLLPLAVVAQIVRLHVVDGGELRAEGTKQAESFVELPAQRGAILDRAGRVLVQNTATFEVNADPTVAGFAEREAELTDLLGRLTGKSGEHYRRKIRDRASRQYVRLVPRLGEAEKDELDRADIPGLLITGSFARRYTYGRTGAHVLGHVDRDLRGIAGVEAQHNGPLAGRPGRQAVQRDMRGRVKAIVGGNVVEPENGETVVLTLDLVRQSILEEELARGVANAGARWGTAIAMDPRTGAILALANAPTFDPNNAGSFSQAARRNHAVADKIEPGSTFKLVTAIAALESRAMDLDDTIETGEGWAYIKGRTIRDTKAHGTITLSDAIKVSSNVAMARTAEKTGASAFYRTARALGFGQSTLSDLPGEVPGTLRRPEDWGSQTLTSMAYGYSVETTPMQMLTAYAALANGGLLVRPHVVSERRDVRGDVTWSAPVDSVRRAFSERTARLLRPAFERVVKEEGGTAKAARVDGLSIAGKTGTARSAVGGSYTAGVYRASFAGMFPADNPEVVMYILLDRPTNGYGGGAVAAPIFGAVAARWIGTFPSVAQRVAPAADLPSRPTAQLPRIGGMPAPLALARLRAEGFGVKLPRRAGWATPVVYHEAAYGDEARVDRTVKLDASPEAQAAEAPGAMPDVRGMSTRRALAWLRASGVRVRLKGSGVIRRQSVAPGAPLPASVSLTANR, encoded by the coding sequence GTGAACGCTCGCCGCACCATCCTCAACCGCCTCTACGTCGTCCTCGGCGTGGTGCTCCTCCTGCCTCTGGCGGTGGTGGCGCAGATCGTGCGCTTGCACGTGGTGGACGGGGGCGAGCTACGGGCCGAGGGTACAAAGCAGGCGGAGAGCTTTGTGGAGCTCCCCGCGCAGCGCGGCGCCATCCTGGACCGCGCCGGCCGCGTGCTGGTCCAGAACACGGCGACCTTCGAAGTCAACGCCGACCCGACTGTTGCCGGCTTCGCCGAGCGCGAGGCCGAACTGACCGACCTCCTGGGCCGCCTGACGGGCAAGAGCGGCGAGCACTACCGCCGCAAGATCCGCGACCGTGCCAGCCGCCAGTACGTGCGGCTCGTGCCGCGCCTGGGCGAGGCTGAGAAAGACGAGCTGGACCGCGCCGACATCCCCGGGCTCCTGATCACCGGCTCCTTTGCGCGCCGCTACACCTACGGCCGGACCGGCGCGCACGTGCTCGGCCACGTGGACCGCGACCTCCGCGGCATCGCAGGCGTGGAGGCGCAGCACAACGGACCTCTGGCGGGACGCCCCGGGCGGCAGGCCGTGCAGCGCGACATGCGCGGGCGCGTCAAAGCCATCGTGGGCGGCAACGTCGTCGAGCCCGAGAACGGGGAGACGGTCGTGCTGACGCTGGACCTGGTGCGACAGTCGATCCTCGAGGAGGAACTCGCCAGAGGCGTCGCCAACGCGGGCGCGCGCTGGGGCACCGCCATCGCGATGGACCCCCGGACGGGCGCCATCCTCGCGCTCGCCAACGCGCCCACGTTCGACCCCAACAACGCCGGCTCGTTCTCGCAAGCGGCCCGCCGCAACCACGCCGTCGCGGACAAGATCGAGCCCGGCTCCACCTTCAAGCTCGTCACCGCCATCGCCGCGCTGGAGTCCCGCGCGATGGACCTCGACGACACCATCGAGACGGGCGAGGGCTGGGCCTACATCAAGGGCCGCACGATCCGCGACACCAAGGCGCACGGGACCATCACGCTTTCGGACGCCATCAAGGTCTCCTCCAACGTGGCCATGGCGCGCACGGCGGAAAAGACCGGCGCCTCCGCGTTTTATCGCACCGCCCGCGCCCTCGGCTTCGGGCAGTCCACGCTTTCCGACCTCCCGGGCGAGGTCCCCGGCACACTGCGCCGCCCCGAGGACTGGGGCTCGCAGACGCTGACCTCGATGGCCTATGGCTACTCGGTCGAGACCACGCCGATGCAGATGCTCACGGCCTACGCCGCGCTCGCCAACGGCGGCCTGCTCGTGCGGCCGCACGTCGTCTCCGAGCGGCGCGACGTGCGCGGCGACGTGACGTGGAGCGCCCCCGTGGACTCGGTCCGCCGCGCCTTTTCCGAGCGCACCGCGCGCCTCTTGCGCCCCGCCTTCGAGCGCGTGGTGAAGGAGGAGGGCGGCACGGCCAAGGCCGCGCGCGTGGACGGCCTGAGCATCGCGGGCAAAACCGGGACGGCGCGTAGCGCTGTTGGCGGGAGCTACACCGCGGGCGTATACCGCGCCTCGTTTGCCGGGATGTTCCCCGCTGACAACCCCGAGGTGGTGATGTACATCCTGCTGGACCGGCCCACCAACGGCTACGGCGGCGGGGCCGTGGCGGCGCCCATCTTCGGCGCCGTCGCCGCGCGCTGGATCGGCACGTTCCCGAGCGTGGCGCAGCGCGTGGCGCCCGCAGCCGACCTGCCCTCGCGGCCCACGGCCCAACTCCCCCGCATCGGCGGGATGCCTGCGCCTCTGGCGCTTGCGCGCCTCCGCGCCGAGGGCTTCGGCGTCAAGCTCCCACGCCGCGCCGGCTGGGCCACGCCGGTCGTCTACCACGAGGCCGCCTACGGCGACGAGGCCCGCGTGGACCGGACCGTCAAGCTGGACGCCTCGCCAGAGGCTCAGGCCGCGGAGGCGCCGGGCGCGATGCCCGACGTGCGCGGCATGTCCACCCGCCGCGCCCTCGCGTGGCTGCGCGCCTCTGGCGTGCGCGTGCGCCTAAAGGGCTCAGGCGTCATCCGCCGCCAGTCCGTCGCGCCCGGCGCGCCGCTGCCCGCCTCCGTCTCCCTTACTGCCAACCGCTAG
- the rsmH gene encoding 16S rRNA (cytosine(1402)-N(4))-methyltransferase RsmH — protein sequence MSSSRRSRRPRAGGARSADQFGSTTPDLSADPRRSAEAAGASRPDGASGETRASGASAYATGYHDPVLLAETLDLLITDPAGVYIDGTLGGGGHSAALLDALAPEATVIGIDRDPEALSVARQRLAEAEASGRFVPVHATFAEMSRAVREAGVDPGTVSGVLLDLGVSSRQLDSAARGFAFSASGPLDMRMNAASGESAAEMIARLSAERLADVIYQYGEERRSRGIARAIKNAERMETTGDLADAVRASVPTRDEVKTLARVFQGLRIAVNDEMGQIEDALPAALKVLRPGGRLAVIAYHSLEDRPAKRFLRHGSFDAQPEKDHYGNVVSPLAPVTRRAVVASAEEIAANPRARSARLRVAEKTA from the coding sequence ATGTCCTCTTCGCGACGCTCCCGCCGTCCCCGCGCTGGCGGTGCTCGGTCGGCAGACCAGTTCGGGTCCACCACACCGGATTTGTCTGCCGACCCGCGCCGCTCCGCTGAGGCGGCTGGCGCGTCGCGCCCGGACGGGGCCTCTGGCGAGACGCGCGCCTCTGGCGCCAGCGCCTACGCGACCGGCTACCACGACCCGGTGCTTCTCGCCGAGACGCTGGACCTCCTCATCACCGACCCGGCCGGCGTCTACATCGACGGCACGCTGGGCGGCGGCGGTCACAGCGCCGCGCTGCTCGACGCGCTCGCGCCAGAGGCCACGGTCATTGGTATCGACCGCGACCCGGAGGCGCTGAGCGTCGCGCGCCAGCGGCTCGCCGAGGCCGAGGCCTCGGGGCGCTTCGTGCCGGTCCACGCCACGTTCGCCGAGATGAGCCGCGCCGTCCGCGAGGCGGGCGTCGATCCGGGGACGGTCTCCGGCGTGCTGCTCGACCTCGGCGTGTCCTCGCGCCAGTTGGACTCCGCCGCCAGAGGCTTCGCCTTTTCCGCCAGCGGCCCGCTGGACATGCGCATGAACGCTGCCTCTGGCGAGAGCGCCGCCGAGATGATCGCGCGGCTCAGCGCCGAGCGCCTGGCGGACGTGATCTACCAGTACGGCGAGGAGCGCCGCTCGCGTGGGATCGCGCGCGCGATCAAGAACGCCGAGCGCATGGAGACCACCGGCGACCTCGCCGACGCCGTCCGCGCGAGCGTGCCAACGCGCGACGAGGTGAAGACGCTCGCCCGCGTGTTCCAGGGGCTCCGCATCGCGGTCAACGACGAGATGGGCCAGATCGAGGACGCGCTGCCGGCGGCGCTCAAGGTGCTCCGCCCCGGCGGCCGCCTCGCGGTCATCGCCTACCACTCCCTGGAGGACCGGCCCGCCAAGCGCTTTCTGCGCCACGGCAGCTTCGACGCGCAGCCCGAGAAGGACCACTACGGCAACGTGGTCTCGCCTCTGGCGCCCGTCACGCGCCGCGCCGTCGTCGCGAGCGCCGAGGAGATCGCCGCCAACCCCCGCGCGCGGAGCGCCCGCCTCCGCGTCGCCGAGAAGACCGCCTAG
- a CDS encoding division/cell wall cluster transcriptional repressor MraZ → MAGFKGRAENTIDSKGRVPVPAKMRRYLRPEARETFVVTQGVDQCIVLYPLDVWEGEIEPKLEKLDGFNAEQAMLSRRILMWTDEVSLDSQGRVSLPRDLMELVGLEPGDKAKMIGVLNRIEVWSLGAYAAYLNGSAHSVADLADRHMGASRSRLAGRRAIGTRTL, encoded by the coding sequence ATGGCCGGCTTCAAGGGCAGAGCAGAGAACACCATCGACAGCAAGGGCCGCGTGCCCGTGCCGGCGAAGATGCGCCGTTACCTCCGGCCGGAGGCGCGGGAGACCTTTGTCGTCACGCAGGGCGTGGACCAGTGCATCGTGCTCTACCCGCTCGACGTGTGGGAAGGTGAGATCGAGCCCAAGCTGGAAAAGCTGGACGGGTTCAACGCCGAACAGGCGATGCTCTCGCGCCGCATCCTGATGTGGACCGACGAGGTCTCGCTGGACAGCCAGGGGCGCGTGAGCCTCCCGCGCGACCTGATGGAACTCGTCGGGCTGGAGCCCGGCGACAAGGCCAAGATGATCGGTGTGCTCAACCGCATCGAGGTGTGGTCGCTCGGCGCCTACGCCGCCTACCTCAACGGCAGCGCGCACTCGGTCGCCGACCTCGCCGACCGCCACATGGGAGCCTCCCGCTCCCGCCTCGCCGGGCGCCGCGCGATCGGCACCCGCACGCTCTAG
- the lexA gene encoding transcriptional repressor LexA — protein sequence MSAQLTERQNQIYEFIRSHIQTEGIPPTVIEIRDHLGLKSTNGVHKHLGALEKKGVLVRTPNVSRGLRLLAKDADAFSFDEGTPSLPLIPKMSSGQPGLLRRGKQHLQVDLRFMPRIDPDDCLAGRAGDDGMADEGILKGDFLVIEEAGSRPIPEGTLVAVLLMDLLAVRRVAYAGERIKLVPAATRYKPKSFIVGSPAYLVIGPVLAVMRKL from the coding sequence ATGTCCGCTCAACTTACGGAACGCCAGAATCAGATCTATGAATTCATCCGGTCCCATATCCAGACCGAAGGAATTCCACCCACCGTGATCGAGATCCGAGACCACCTCGGGCTCAAGAGCACCAACGGTGTGCACAAACACTTGGGCGCGCTGGAGAAGAAAGGCGTCCTCGTGCGGACCCCCAACGTCTCGCGGGGGCTCCGGCTTCTGGCGAAGGACGCCGACGCGTTCTCGTTCGACGAGGGCACGCCCAGCCTGCCGCTGATTCCCAAGATGAGCTCGGGCCAGCCGGGCCTCTTGCGCCGCGGCAAGCAGCACCTCCAGGTGGACCTCCGGTTCATGCCGCGCATCGATCCCGACGACTGCCTCGCGGGCCGGGCCGGCGACGACGGCATGGCCGACGAAGGCATCCTCAAAGGCGACTTCCTCGTGATCGAGGAGGCCGGCTCGCGGCCCATCCCAGAGGGCACGCTCGTGGCCGTGCTGCTCATGGATCTGCTGGCCGTGCGGCGCGTGGCGTACGCCGGCGAGCGCATCAAGCTGGTGCCCGCGGCGACGCGCTACAAGCCGAAGTCGTTTATCGTCGGCTCGCCGGCCTACCTCGTGATCGGCCCGGTCCTCGCGGTGATGCGGAAGCTGTAA
- a CDS encoding T9SS type A sorting domain-containing protein — MLRAVLTVALVMAASISVGAQPPVVWGPLPSTAQTVNENAMVTALALAEAPGGGTAVYVHAGRTYRLDDDERDWTLLCRGAGCYADALLARDSVIVGGASNRASRSADYGATWDFDGIAGLEAMIWGANPGTDGALLATRVFTLWRSDDRGRTFTELGAFGGDTVDIAEVPASGALPRGRILAAAYNGVTYSDDDGRSFRPSSLYEAGALIAYSVTFAPEPGHPFGGAAYAAVAENDPAQHRRASVVHRSDDGGATWAEVHRVREGDYGLEETDRVRVRGGADGSVWASVGYTLNRPTNRSTMLVSRDGGASFEEVSAGWGGHDVNHIRISEEGRVYAATDSAVWRTTAPVIVSNGAAPREAAPEASGAALEVSPNPASGAVRIALDLGAPEDETVTVYDARGRAVWASGAGPARGGHAWEVDTSGWATGVYVVRAETEDGAVSVRLTVAR, encoded by the coding sequence ATGCTCCGAGCCGTTCTCACCGTTGCACTCGTAATGGCGGCGAGCATCTCCGTAGGCGCCCAGCCCCCGGTCGTGTGGGGGCCGCTCCCCTCCACCGCGCAGACGGTGAACGAGAACGCCATGGTGACCGCCCTCGCCCTCGCGGAGGCGCCCGGGGGGGGCACCGCCGTCTACGTCCACGCGGGGCGGACCTACAGGCTCGACGACGACGAGCGGGACTGGACCCTGCTCTGCCGCGGGGCGGGGTGCTACGCCGACGCCCTGCTCGCCCGCGACTCCGTCATCGTCGGCGGCGCCTCCAACCGCGCCTCCCGCTCCGCCGACTACGGGGCGACCTGGGACTTCGACGGCATCGCTGGCCTCGAGGCGATGATCTGGGGCGCGAACCCCGGGACCGACGGCGCCCTCCTCGCCACGCGCGTCTTCACGCTCTGGCGCTCCGACGACCGCGGCCGCACCTTCACCGAGCTCGGCGCCTTCGGCGGCGACACCGTCGACATCGCCGAGGTCCCCGCCTCTGGCGCCTTGCCCCGCGGCCGGATCCTCGCCGCCGCTTACAACGGCGTGACGTACTCCGACGACGACGGGCGCTCCTTCCGCCCCTCCTCGCTCTACGAAGCCGGCGCGCTCATCGCCTACTCCGTGACGTTCGCGCCCGAGCCCGGCCACCCCTTCGGCGGCGCCGCCTACGCCGCCGTAGCGGAGAACGACCCCGCGCAGCACCGCCGCGCGAGCGTGGTCCACCGCAGCGACGACGGCGGCGCGACGTGGGCGGAGGTGCACCGGGTGCGGGAGGGGGACTACGGCCTGGAGGAGACCGACCGCGTCCGCGTCCGCGGCGGCGCCGACGGGTCCGTCTGGGCGAGCGTGGGGTACACGCTGAACCGTCCGACGAACCGGAGCACGATGTTGGTCTCCCGCGACGGCGGGGCGTCGTTCGAGGAGGTCTCGGCGGGGTGGGGCGGCCACGACGTGAACCACATCCGGATCTCGGAGGAGGGGCGGGTGTACGCGGCGACGGACTCGGCGGTGTGGCGGACGACGGCGCCGGTGATCGTCTCGAACGGGGCGGCGCCGCGGGAGGCGGCGCCAGAGGCCTCTGGCGCGGCGTTGGAGGTCAGCCCGAACCCGGCCTCGGGCGCCGTGCGGATCGCGCTGGACCTCGGCGCGCCAGAGGACGAGACCGTTACCGTCTACGACGCGCGGGGCCGGGCGGTGTGGGCCTCTGGCGCCGGCCCCGCCAGAGGCGGGCACGCGTGGGAGGTGGACACGTCGGGGTGGGCGACGGGCGTTTACGTCGTCCGCGCCGAGACCGAGGACGGGGCGGTGAGCGTGCGGCTGACGGTCGCGCGGTAG